The Sulfurihydrogenibium sp. genome includes a region encoding these proteins:
- a CDS encoding DegT/DnrJ/EryC1/StrS family aminotransferase, whose amino-acid sequence MDYKIIWDNNVILDLLLLRTKDNPYIFEIEKYVSDYKIPIYLSSSQLHNLKFIFSKHLKGANINVNVNVILRKFVETHNVRVLKTPSYDIIDKWYSDFDIEDELIRLTAETFDLYVLTRDEKFLETVKDKGVHPKDFISFISNSTENQKISMLDLTRETLYIYHKIEKNMDKVIKESNFILGPEVKQLEEKAARYLGVKHCIGCSSGTDALVLSLRALAIKLKGKEYFDKTDEIITTPFTFTATGDAILRAGATPVFIDIDLDTYTIDTEKIKEYLRTSKNVAGIIPVHLYGHPANMDEIMQIAKEYNLFVVEDVAQAFGGMWDNKKLGSIGTTGCFSFFPSKNLGGFGDGGMVSTNDDELAEIIRMLIKHGGKDKYNVDHIGYNARLDTLQAAIILAKFDIIDDFNEKRRKIAKIYTEGLKEIKWLKTPIEKEKAYHVFHQYTILLTGKNREEIQERLKQQGISTMVYYPYPLHKMKVFINNGMKVYGSLQNSEYAAKNVLSLPIEPLYDEKIIYNVIEKLREM is encoded by the coding sequence ATGGATTATAAAATAATATGGGATAACAATGTAATCTTAGATTTACTTTTATTAAGAACAAAAGATAATCCTTATATTTTTGAAATTGAAAAATATGTATCAGATTACAAAATACCAATTTATCTATCTTCATCACAACTTCATAACCTAAAATTTATTTTTTCTAAACATTTAAAGGGTGCAAATATAAACGTAAATGTTAATGTTATCTTAAGAAAGTTTGTAGAAACTCATAATGTTAGAGTTTTAAAAACACCATCTTATGATATTATAGACAAATGGTATTCAGACTTTGATATAGAAGATGAGCTTATAAGATTGACGGCAGAAACTTTTGATTTATATGTCTTAACAAGAGATGAAAAATTTTTAGAAACTGTTAAAGATAAAGGAGTTCATCCAAAAGATTTTATTTCTTTTATTTCAAACAGTACTGAAAATCAAAAAATCAGTATGCTTGACCTAACTCGGGAAACTTTGTATATCTATCATAAAATAGAAAAAAATATGGATAAAGTAATAAAGGAATCTAATTTTATTCTTGGTCCTGAAGTAAAACAACTTGAAGAGAAAGCTGCAAGATATCTTGGGGTAAAGCATTGCATAGGGTGTTCTTCTGGCACAGATGCTTTGGTTTTATCACTAAGGGCATTAGCCATCAAATTAAAAGGGAAAGAGTATTTTGATAAAACTGATGAAATCATAACAACACCTTTTACATTTACAGCAACTGGAGACGCAATTTTAAGAGCTGGCGCAACGCCAGTATTTATCGATATTGATTTAGATACTTACACTATAGATACAGAGAAAATAAAAGAATATTTAAGAACAAGTAAAAACGTTGCAGGAATTATACCCGTACATCTTTATGGTCATCCGGCTAATATGGATGAAATCATGCAAATAGCAAAAGAGTATAATCTTTTTGTAGTTGAAGATGTGGCACAAGCATTTGGCGGAATGTGGGATAATAAAAAGCTCGGATCTATCGGAACAACAGGATGCTTTAGCTTTTTCCCTTCAAAGAACCTTGGTGGATTTGGCGATGGTGGTATGGTTTCTACTAACGATGATGAGCTTGCTGAAATAATTAGAATGCTTATAAAACATGGTGGTAAAGATAAATATAACGTTGACCATATAGGATACAACGCAAGACTTGATACTCTTCAAGCTGCGATAATTTTAGCTAAATTTGATATCATAGATGATTTTAATGAGAAAAGAAGAAAGATAGCAAAAATATATACAGAAGGTTTAAAAGAAATAAAATGGTTAAAAACTCCGATTGAAAAAGAAAAAGCATATCATGTATTCCATCAATACACAATTTTATTAACAGGTAAAAACCGAGAAGAGATTCAAGAAAGACTTAAGCAACAAGGCATATCAACCATGGTTTATTATCCTTATCCACTTCATAAAATGAAGGTGTTTATAAACAATGGTATGAAGGTTTATGGAAGTTTAC
- a CDS encoding acyltransferase → MEVFIHPSSYVDEGVEIGSGTKIWHFSHILKGSKIGENCIIGQNVMIGPDVSIGNRCKIQNNVSIYKGVELEDDVFCGPSCVFTNVVNPRAFIERKQEFKKTLVKKGATIGANATIVCGTTIGKYALIGAGSVITKDVPDYGLVYGNPGRLMGYVCKCGTVLVNKGVVKGKVLEDSKLSCEYCGSIYFYDKKDFYPINEKI, encoded by the coding sequence ATGGAAGTATTTATACATCCGTCTTCATATGTTGATGAAGGTGTAGAAATAGGTAGTGGAACAAAGATTTGGCATTTTTCACATATACTAAAAGGGAGTAAAATTGGCGAAAATTGCATAATAGGTCAAAATGTTATGATAGGTCCGGACGTTTCTATTGGAAATAGATGTAAAATTCAAAATAATGTTTCTATTTACAAAGGTGTTGAATTAGAAGATGATGTGTTTTGTGGACCATCCTGTGTTTTTACTAATGTGGTTAATCCGAGAGCTTTCATAGAAAGAAAGCAAGAATTTAAAAAAACCTTAGTAAAAAAAGGTGCGACCATTGGAGCAAATGCAACCATTGTATGCGGAACAACTATTGGAAAATATGCTTTAATAGGTGCTGGGTCTGTAATTACAAAAGATGTTCCAGATTATGGATTGGTTTATGGAAATCCAGGAAGGTTGATGGGCTATGTTTGTAAGTGTGGAACAGTTTTAGTTAATAAAGGTGTCGTAAAAGGGAAAGTTTTAGAAGATAGTAAACTATCTTGTGAATACTGCGGAAGTATATATTTTTATGACAAAAAAGACTTTTATCCAATCAATGAAAAGATATAA
- a CDS encoding Gfo/Idh/MocA family oxidoreductase: MKKNFVLMGASGYIAPRHMKAIKETNNELVAAYDPYDGIGIIDSYFPNAYFFTEFELFFNFINEFNKNQEKIDYVSIATPNYLHEPHIKFALLNDADAICEKPLVLYPEQIDHLKKIENETGRKVYTILQLRLHESILALKQKIEKELQENPNKVYDIDLVYLTSRGRWFFVSWKGDEKKSGGLATNIGIHFFDMLSWIFGPVEENIVHIKQPDVNAGYLKLKNARVRWFLSVNYEYIPDNVKALGKRTFRSITVNGEEFEFSEGFTELHTKSYEDILNKGGFGLDDAKNSIVIVSDIRNATPIGLKGDYHPFCKKVRS, translated from the coding sequence ATGAAAAAAAATTTTGTATTGATGGGAGCAAGTGGCTATATTGCACCAAGACATATGAAAGCCATTAAAGAAACCAATAATGAATTAGTAGCCGCATACGACCCTTATGATGGTATTGGAATAATAGATAGCTATTTTCCAAATGCGTATTTTTTTACAGAATTTGAACTTTTCTTTAACTTTATAAACGAGTTTAACAAAAACCAAGAAAAGATTGATTACGTTAGTATCGCAACACCAAATTATCTCCATGAACCGCATATAAAGTTTGCGCTGTTAAACGACGCTGACGCAATTTGTGAAAAACCTTTAGTTTTATATCCAGAACAAATAGACCATCTTAAAAAAATAGAAAATGAAACCGGTAGAAAGGTTTATACGATACTGCAGTTAAGACTTCATGAATCAATTTTGGCTTTGAAACAAAAAATAGAGAAGGAACTACAGGAAAATCCAAATAAAGTGTATGATATAGATTTAGTTTATCTAACAAGCAGGGGAAGATGGTTTTTTGTATCCTGGAAAGGGGATGAGAAAAAAAGCGGGGGGTTAGCTACAAATATTGGTATACACTTTTTTGATATGCTATCTTGGATTTTTGGTCCAGTTGAAGAAAATATAGTTCACATTAAACAGCCTGATGTTAATGCAGGATATTTAAAATTAAAAAATGCAAGGGTAAGATGGTTTTTATCTGTAAATTATGAATATATTCCAGATAATGTTAAAGCACTTGGAAAAAGAACGTTTAGAAGCATAACTGTAAATGGTGAAGAGTTTGAGTTTAGCGAAGGTTTTACTGAATTGCATACTAAATCGTACGAAGATATCTTAAATAAAGGTGGTTTCGGACTTGATGATGCTAAAAATTCAATAGTGATTGTTTCTGACATTAGGAATGCAACACCCATAGGCTTAAAAGGGGATTACCATCCATTTTGTAAAAAGGTTAGGAGTTAG
- a CDS encoding nucleotide sugar dehydrogenase yields MSNHLELKEKIQKKEAKVGIIGMGYVGLPLAIRFGEVGFKVYGFDIDESKIEKLKAGESYIKHIDSSNIKRVSQNFYPTSDFSKLSEVDAIIICVPTPLNKYHEPDMTYVFSTGETIAKYLKKGQLVVLESTTYPGTTDEDLKAILEKSGLKAGEDFYLAFSPEREDPGNKEFDISRIPKVVGGYSPKCLEVATELYSNITQKVVPVSSTKVAEAAKILENTYRAVNIALVNELKLLFDRMGIDIWEVIEAAKTKPFGFQAFYPGPGLGGHCIPVDPFYLTWKAKEYEFHTRFIELAGEINTSMPYYVVNKTMEALNNIGKSIKGAKILILGAAYKKDVDDLRESPSLKIITLLQDKGAIVDYNDPYIPEIPPLRKYSLKMHSVELTEENLKSYDALVIVTDHSVYDPEFILKNANLIIDTRNLIKAKDPKVIKA; encoded by the coding sequence ATGAGTAATCATTTAGAATTAAAGGAGAAAATTCAGAAGAAAGAAGCAAAAGTTGGTATTATAGGGATGGGTTATGTGGGATTACCACTTGCCATTAGATTTGGCGAAGTTGGCTTTAAGGTTTATGGATTTGATATAGATGAAAGTAAAATTGAAAAATTGAAAGCTGGAGAAAGTTACATAAAACATATAGACAGTTCAAATATAAAAAGAGTTTCTCAAAATTTTTATCCAACATCTGATTTCTCAAAACTATCAGAAGTTGATGCGATAATTATCTGCGTTCCAACACCGTTAAACAAATACCATGAACCGGATATGACGTATGTATTTAGTACAGGAGAAACTATAGCAAAATATCTAAAAAAAGGACAGCTTGTCGTTCTTGAATCAACAACATATCCTGGCACCACTGATGAGGACCTGAAAGCCATATTGGAAAAATCCGGGCTTAAAGCAGGAGAAGATTTTTACCTTGCTTTTTCTCCGGAGAGAGAAGACCCAGGGAACAAAGAATTTGATATATCAAGAATTCCTAAAGTTGTAGGTGGATATTCTCCAAAATGTTTAGAAGTTGCAACCGAACTTTACAGTAATATAACCCAAAAGGTGGTACCTGTATCTTCAACAAAAGTTGCAGAAGCGGCAAAAATATTAGAAAATACATATAGAGCTGTAAATATAGCACTTGTCAATGAATTAAAGTTGTTATTTGATAGAATGGGAATAGACATATGGGAAGTTATTGAAGCTGCTAAGACAAAACCATTTGGATTTCAAGCCTTTTATCCAGGACCAGGTTTAGGCGGTCATTGTATCCCTGTAGACCCATTTTATCTAACATGGAAAGCCAAAGAATACGAATTTCATACAAGATTTATAGAACTTGCGGGAGAAATAAACACAAGTATGCCTTACTATGTAGTTAACAAAACAATGGAAGCTTTAAATAATATTGGAAAATCAATTAAAGGAGCTAAGATACTTATTCTTGGTGCAGCTTATAAAAAAGATGTAGATGACCTAAGAGAATCTCCTTCACTTAAAATAATAACCTTACTTCAAGATAAAGGAGCCATAGTTGACTATAATGATCCATATATCCCAGAAATACCGCCATTGAGAAAGTACAGCTTAAAAATGCATTCTGTTGAATTAACAGAAGAAAACTTGAAATCGTATGATGCTTTAGTGATAGTTACAGACCATTCAGTTTATGACCCTGAATTCATTTTAAAAAATGCTAATCTAATTATTGACACCAGAAATCTTATTAAAGCAAAAGACCCTAAGGTTATAAAAGCATAA